In Bernardetia litoralis DSM 6794, the genomic window GAATGTATCCAAATACGAAACAGACAAGGAGGTTGCAAAACAGGAGATGCTGTCTATACAAATGCAGGAAATTTGCCAGCAAAATATGTCATTCATACAGTGGGTTCGGTGTGGCAAGACGGAACACACGGAGAAAGAGAACTTTTGGCTTCTTGTTATCAAAATTCCTTACAAATTGCTCAAGAATTACAAATTAAATCAATCTCATTTCCAAATATTAGTACAGGAATTTATAAATTTCCAAAAGAAGAAGCTGCCGAAATTGCATTAAATACTGTAAATAAATTTGTAAAACAAAGTAAATGTTTAGATAATAATTCTGTTTTAGAAGAAATTATCTTTGTTTGTTTTGATGATGAAAATTATAAAATTTATGAAAGAACAATGGAAATAATTTTAAAGTAATTAAACTTAGAAACCTATTACAAGTATAAATACAATAGGTTTTTGATAAAAAAAGAGTTGTATTTTATTTAGAAGATTTTTTAAATAAATAAAAACGTGCTGTAAGAGAGAATATATTTTGTCCTCTTTCGAAAGGTGAATTAGTAACTTGTGTAAAATCTGAACTCCATTTGGCAGCATTTAAAGTTCGTTGATAACTAAAAGATAATTCTAAAGGAATATCTATATTATTTTTTTGTATAAGTCCAAGTGTAAAACCTAGAGAAACAGGTTTATAGTTTAATGAAATACTATTACTTTGAATAGTTGAAGAGCTTAAGTTAGTGAGGTCTAAGGTAGAATTATTTGAATAAATTTCTAAATTACCTTGAGTTTGACTGGCAATAATTCCTAAATCAACTCCAAAATCTTTTGTTCCCAAAACTCTATATGAAATACTATAATTGATTTTCTGTCCCTTCAAACGGTAATTAAAATCATTTTTTTTATTTTCAAAAGACAAACGACTCACTTCCCCACCAAAAGTAAAACGTTTGTATTCAAAAACAAAACCTGCTCCAATAGTGCGAATAGGCATTTTATTGACTGAAGATAATTCTTCTTTGGTTAGGCTATTACTCAAATTAAAAGAAGGAATATAGGTTATTCCTCCCATAATATAGGCTCTTGCTGTTACTTTTTGGTCTGTGTTTAGAGGTAAAACAGTAGTTTCGTTTATACCATTATTTATTGAAATTGAGTCAGTTTGGTTATTTTCTTGTGCAAATCCTTTTGTAATAGATAAAATGAAAAGAGAAATAAAAAGGAAAAAGACAACTGAATTTGATTTAGACATAATTGAATTAAAATTTAAAATAAGATTATGAAATAATTGTATTTGGAAGTAGTATGATTTTTCTTTATTCAATTTCCTCAAATACATTTCGTATTTTTGTAAAAAAAAAGAACAAAATGAAAGAACAAAATATTGTTATGAATACGCCAACTATAAAAGTATCGCTGCAAGAGATAGAAAATAAAAAACCAGATATTCGAAAACTGACTTTAGCCGAAATATCAGAAGAGTTACAAAAACTAGGAGAGCCAAAATTTAGAGCCAAACAGGTGTGGCAATGGTTGTGGGAAAAATCAGCCACTTCATTTGAAGAAATGACAAATCTTTCTCAAAAATTAAGAGAAATATTGCAAGAAAATTTTGCTATTAATCTTCTCACTATTGCCGAAGAACAAAAAAGTGATGATGGAACTGTAAAATCTTCATTTCGCCTATATGATGGAAAAATTGTAGAAGGTGTTTTGATTCCTGTTAAAGACAGAATGACGGCTTGTATTTCGTCGCAAGTGGGTTGTTCGCTTTCTTGTAAATTTTGTGCAACGGGTTATATGGGCAAAAAACGAAATATTGAAGCTGCCGAAATTTATGATCAAGTAGTTGCGATTGCTCGCCAAGCTGAAGAGAATTTTAATCAACCTCTTACCAATATTGTTTATATGGGAATGGGCGAGCCATTGATGAATTATAAAAATGTATTGCAATCTATTGATAGACTGACTTCTCCAGATGGACTCAATATGTCGCCAAAACGAATCACAGTTTCGACGGCAGGAATTGCAAAATTTATCAAAATGTTGGCTGATGATAATGTAAAATTTAATCTTGCTTTGTCTTTGCATGCTGCACACGATGAAAAAAGAAATGAAATTATGGATATTAATGAGAGTAATTCCTTAGATGTTTTGGCAGAAGCATTAAAATATTTTTATGAAAAAACAGAAAATAGAATCACTTTTGAATATATTTTATTTGATAATTTTAATGATTCTTTGAAAGATGCTGATGAATTATATCAGTTTACCAAACACGTACCTTGTCGTGTCAATATTTTGGAATATAATCCAATAGAGGAAGCTGAATACAAAAAGCCAACAGCAGAAAGAATGGATAAATTTGCAAATTATCTTATCAGAAGAGGTGTCAGAACAACAGTCAGAAGAAGCCGAGGAAAAGATATTGATGCTGCTTGTGGACAACTTGCCAACAAAAAAGGATAATTTTGGAATTCAATTTTTTGTTATAAAATAAAAATACTGATTTAACTTTTATTAGTTTTTAATAACATGATTTGTATTGTACTAATCTAAACTCAAGTGTTTTTGTACTTATCTTTGATATCTTGGTTGTAGATTTATTAGTAATCAAACCAAAATAAAGATTAATAAAACCTAGTACACATTCTACAATTTATATTAATTCTTACATTTTTTAATAATAATTCTTTCTATGAAAAAGTTAATTTTTTTATGTCCTTTAGTTATTTCTATTTTTTTTACTGCTTGTAGCAACAAATCTTCACAAAATGAAACACAAGAATCACAAAGTGAAGTAAAAGCAGAAACAGAAGTAAAGGCAGAAGAAGCAAGTCCAGAAACTAAGAAACCATTACATTTTACCAATGAGCAATTTTATGATGCAGAAGGAAATTTTCTTGAAGAAAAAGCAAAAGATGCTTTAATAGAAATGCTTGAATATCATGATTATCCAGTTTTTGATAGTTTGAGAGACAAAATTTGGGTAACAGATTACAATGTAGGTAATTATGCTGAGTTGGGTTTGGCTTCTGTAATGTTTGTAAACAATGAAGAAGACCAATATATGCTTATGGATATATTTTTATTGCCTAATCAGATGTTGGGCGAACACATGCATGTAGCTGCTGAAGGCAATCCTGTCAAAATGGAAGGTTGGTTAGTAAGACATGGAAAAAGTTATGTTGCTGGAATTGGTGAAAATAATCGTGCTGATTTTCCTCAAGTTGTAGTGCCTAATGCACACTGGGATGGAAAAGTTTCTACAAATCATATTATTGAAGTAAATGAAGGTGGTTTTGCTCATTTAGTAAAAGCTGAATCATCACACTGGCAAATGGCTGGTTCTGAAGGCGCAGTAATTACTGAAGTAGGAAATGTTCATACAGGAGCTGGTGTTCATAGGTCTGACCCTAAAATGAACTAAACTGAAAGTAAATTTTAGTTATTAAATGTTAGGTCAAATAGTTTTGCTATTTGACCTAACTCTTTTTAAAAGAATTTTATAAATCAATTTAATATAAAAACTATGCAACAAACTATTATACTAATACTTGGAAGTCTAGGAGGAGCAATTACCACTTTTACATTACAAAAACAGGGCTTTTCTGTCGTAGTTGCTCCTTGTATAGTGGGCTTGATTGGTGCATTAATTGGTCATTATCTAAAATCATATCATTTGCCATTATCTATTTTTGCAGGAGCTTTTGTGGGAATGACAAGCCCTGCCATAGCATCAACATGGTTAATAGTTTTGGCTGGTATATTTGCAGGCTTTTTATATAAAATATCTCTAAATATATTTGCAGGATTTGGAGGGCGTTTAGGAACAGTTGCTTTTATAAGTACACTTGCAGCTTTTTATTTATTGCTTGCAATTAAAAAAATTATAAGTAAGTAAAGTTTTCGATCTGCTCTAACGAGACTGACCTATCTTAATCAAAGTCATACCGATAGGTCAGTACCAACACATAAAAAAAATAATATAACTAATTGATAATCAATGGTTATAATCTGGCGTTTATGTTAAATAGGGAACAGATTAAAAATAATTCTAACGCTTTATTTTTAATTTACTCTTATATAGTTGTATTTTAGGTACAATTATGGTACTTTATCTGCAAATTACAAGGGGAAATCAGAAATACATAAATTTTTATTTCAAAACTACTTATACTTACTATTTTAATTAATTTATATTATGAAAAATAATCTTTTATTTCTCCCTTTGCTTCTCGTTTTTATATTTGGATTTACATTTTCAAATTCAGTTTTTAAGGAAACAACTTCAGTATCAAATAAAGCAAATCAAACTATTGTTTCTTCTGTTACTTTCAAAATCAAAAATGCTGGAATTGGTATTGATGGAAGTTTTAAAGGCTTTCAAGGAACAGTTAATTTTAATCCTGACAACCTTTCTACTAGCAAATTTGATGTGAGCATTGATGCAAAAACAATTGATACCGACAACGAAACACGAGATAATCATTTAAGAAAAGATGAATATTTTGATGTAGAAAAGCATCCAAAAATTTCTATGAAGTCTTCTAAAATAGAAAAAATAAGCGATGGTAAATACAAAGCAACTTTCAATTTAACTCTAAAAGGAAAAACAAAAGCTGTTTCTTTTCCTTTTTCTTATACCAAAACAACTGCTGGTTATAAATTAAAGGGTTTTTTTGAGATAGATAGAAGAGATTTTGAAGTAGGTGGCTCTAGCTGGATTCTTTCTGATGATGTAAAAGTATATATCGATTTAGAAGTAAAAAATTAAACTAATTAATTCTCTACTTTGTCTATTTTTTTGATAGATTTTTATTTAAAAGACTATTAATTCTTAGACTTTCTGTATTTTTACAAAAATTTTATAAAAAAAATAACTCTTTTAATGAATTTGGTATATCAACACCAAGCTCAAAAAAGAGTTTATTATCTTGTAATTATGATATTCAAGAAATTACACAAACATTGGGAAAGCAATAAAAAATAGACTTTTATCTCAAAAAAATCTTCTATGAATCATTCTAACATTGCTGTTTTGAAGCAGCTAAATGACCTTCTCAATCAACTTTCAGATACAGAATATGCAGCTCCTTTGTCTTTGATTTCTCAAAATACAATAGGAAAACATGTAAGGCATATTTTAGAATTTTATACTTGTTTACTGACAGGAATCGAAAACAAATCAGTAGATTATGATGCTCGTAAACGTAATTTAGACCTAGAAAATTATACTCAAAAAGCATTAGAAACCTCAAATATAATTGCTCAAGAACTACTGACCTTAAACAAGGAAATAGAATTAGAGCTTTTAGCAACACTTCCTCATGCACGTACAAAACTTTCTTCAACGGCTGAAAGAGAACTTTTATATGTATTAGAACACACAATTCATCATTTTGCAATTATCAAAATTGCTGTCAAAAATGAATTTCCACATATTAGAATGACAGATGGTTTTGGAGTTGCTTATGCCACACTTCAACACCAAGAAGAAATAATTAAAAATTGTTAATTACAAATTAATTTTACATCATTACTTTGCTGTTGTTGGTGTCTCCATCAATAACAAACTTTCTTTATATGAAAAAACCTTTGTGGTGGATAAAAATGACCAATTTTGAGTATTGGTCATTTTGGTTCTTCTATTTACCTACCGTGCCTTATGGACTATATTTGGCATTGCGTTCTGGTTCACTGGCTTACTTTACCTCTGTTAATCCTGCTGTTCCATTGAGTGGATTGCAAGGGCAACCAAAACAGGATATTCTCAAACTTTTAGATGAGAAATATCTTCCCAAATCGCTTTATTTTAAGCATAATTCTGATTTTGAATTTGTTAAATTTCAAATAGAAAAAAAACAAATCAAGTTTCCTTTTATCATAAAACCTGAAGTAGGCGAACGTGGAAAAGGAGTAGAAAAAATGGACTCTTTCAAAGAATTACAAGATTATTTGAATGAATATACAAAAGAAAATAAATCTGATTTTATTATTCAAGAATTTTTGAAAGAACCAATCGAATTAGGGGTTTTGTATTACAGATTGCCAAATAATTTGAAAAGTAAAGTAAGTGGAGAGGAAGAAAAAATACGTTTAAAGAAATTCAGAAATTCAGCTATTACTTCTATTGTGCAAAAAGAATTTTTGACTGTGATAGGTGATGGCAAAAAAACTCTTTCAGAGCTTATTGGAGATTCCGATAGAGCAAGATTTCAAAAGAAAAGACTTCAAAAAGAATTTGCTCAAGAATGGAATGTAACAATTCCCATAAATAAAAAAATAATACTAGAGCATATCGGAAACCATTGTAGAGGAACAAAATTCGTAGATGCAAATTATCTTGTTACTGAAAAAAATATAGCTGCCTTTGATGAAATAATGAAATCTTTAGAAAATTATTATTATGGAAGGTTTGATATAAAAGTTTCTTCAATGGAGGATTTTAAGGAAGGAAAAGGAATAAAAATAATGGAAGTAAATGGTGTCGCTTCTGAACCTGCTCATATTTATGACCCAAAAACTCCAATCTTAAAAGCATATAGAGATATTCTTTGGCATATGAAAATTATTCAAGTGATTAGTTTTCAGAATAAAAAAGACGGAACTGCTTTTGCGTCTTTCTCTCAAATTTGGAAAATAGTGAGTGATGAATTTAAGAAAACATTTTTTTAATGTAGTTCATTCTTTAGAATGAGAAGTTATTGTATTTTTGATTTTCTGACAGCTTGGAAGCTGTCAGTTACAATAAATCCTAAGATATTTCTTCTTCTAATTCCTTCAATTTCTCTTCTACCTGTACTTTAATAATAGGAATGGCTTGCAAAACAAACTCTAATTTATCTTTAATTTGTGCTATTGTCCAGCCATTTTCTTGGCTTGCTTCTATTTCTGAAAGTGTATCATTAAATTCTGTCAGACCTGTATAAGCAGTACAAGATTTGAATTTATGAACCGTTTGGCGAAGCGTATCTAATTCTCCATCATTAAATTCTTGTTGTAATTGGGCTGGATATTCTCTTAGATTTTTATCCAAAATTTGTAACATACTTTGGACGAGCATAGGCTCATTATCTACAATTTCATAGATTTGAGAAAGGTCAATGTGTTCGTGATAGCTCATAATAGTTGTATTAGTGAAGGATAATAATTGTTGCCAAACTTGAAAAGGATATAAAGGATAAATCAATAATTTTGTTTTATTATTTATCAAATTTTGCTTTTGTTCTAAAAAAGTAGGTTCTACCAAAAAACAAAATTTATCAGTATTAATAATCTCTTCAGTTATAAATTCTTGTTCTATAAAAATAAAATCTATTTCAGAAAAATCAAATTTAAAACGTTGTTTTGTATCATTATTTAGGTTTTTTTCTATAAAATTTCCTCCTGCAAGTTCTACTAAATTTTGAATTAGTTTTTGATGAATATTATTTTTACCCAAATAAGTAACTGTATTTTTTTGAGAAAGAAATATATCCATTTTTGAAGGAAAAAGACAAATACCACTTATTTTTTCGAAAGAATTAGATAAGGCAATTAAATTTTCAAAATTATTATTAGAATAAATTTCAGAATTAGACTCAAAACTAGATTGAATAAAATTCTGTGTAGCTATTTTTTTAAGGTTTTCTGCTAATAAATTTGTCCAATTTATTCGTAACTGTTCATCAAGAGTAGCGAGTTGTGTTTGATGATTTACTTCTAAGAGTTCAGTATCTTTATTGAGTTGCCATTTTTCATTCAAAAATTCAATCTCTTGTAACTTGTGTTTTTCTTCTAAATCTTTTAAAGATTGATAATGTTCTGTTTTATCTTCTATCAAACATTCTAAAAAAAAATCTGTGCTTTTATCAGAGCTTTTTTTGATTGTAAATAAAGCATTTATATAAAAAAATTCTTCTTCAAAAAATATTTTTAGATTATAGATAGCAAGACTTTTTTCTTCTTTTCCTGTTTGTTTAAAGAGAAAATCAATGGCTTCTTTATGAATTTTGAATGCCTCAAAAAGATTGAAAAAATTTATTTCTTTATTAATCTTCCAAATTCCTTCACAGGTTTCTATAATAAATCCTTCTATATCTAAATAGAAAATTTGAATGCGATTCGCAACCAAAGAAAGTTTGCGAGCATTAAATTCAGATGATGAAGAGGTATTTTTTGATAGGATTTTGTTAGGCACTTTAAGAATTGACAAACAATAGTGTGAAAATAGATTTGAAATAAAATATACCTAAAATTACGAAAACTATCTAATTCTTTTTAGAAAAACAAAAGAGAAATGATAGTTTAAAGTAAACTATCATTTCCAAAATGAATAAAATTTCTAGTTTTTTAAATGAATGCTATTATTTTGCAGGAAGAATTTTTCCACTTACTTCTCCAAAACCAATTCTTACAGAATCATTCTGACAAAAACCACGCATCACGATTGTATCATTATCTTGAATAAATTTGCGTTCTACACCATTTTTTAAAGGAATCATTTTTTTACCTCCCTGTGTAAGTTCAATTAGTGAGCCATACGAATTTTCATCTTTTCCACTAATTGTACCCGAAGCACAAACATCTCCAACATTGATATTACAGCCATTTACAGTATGATGAGTGAGTTGTTGAGCCATATTCCAGTACAAATATTTGAAACTTGAATGACTAATTGTGGTAGCTTCTCCATTTTCAGGAATAAAATCTACTTCTAAACTAATATTGAAATTATGTTTTTTAGTATATTTCAAATAATCTAAAACTTCTGAGTCTTGTTTTGGGCTTGCCACTCTAAACGGCTCTAACGCATCAAGGGTAACCACCCAAGGCGACATAGAAGATGCAAAACTTTTACCCAAAAAAGGTCCTAATGGCACATATTCCCATTTTTGAATATCTCTAGCTGACCAATCATTAAAGACTGTCATTCCAAAAATATGGTCTTCTGCCGTATCAACAGTTACAGAATCTCCTAATTTTGTAGCTTTACCCACAATAAAAGCCATTTCTAATTCAAAATCTAATGTTTTACAAGGCGAAAAAATAGGTGCTTCGTCTGGGTTTGGTTTTATTTGTCCTTTTGGTCTATGGATTTCTGTTCCCGAAATAACAATCGAAGAAGCACGACCGTGATAACCAACAGGAATATGTTTCCAGTTTGGCATAAGAGCTTCTGCATTAGGTCTGAAAAGTTTTCCTAAATTGGTAGCATGTTCGATACTAGAATAAAAATCAGTATAATCTCCAACTTTTACA contains:
- a CDS encoding O-acetyl-ADP-ribose deacetylase codes for the protein MKTKLLLQKGDITKIAVDAIVNAANTSLLGGGGVDGAIHRAGGKEILEECIQIRNRQGGCKTGDAVYTNAGNLPAKYVIHTVGSVWQDGTHGERELLASCYQNSLQIAQELQIKSISFPNISTGIYKFPKEEAAEIALNTVNKFVKQSKCLDNNSVLEEIIFVCFDDENYKIYERTMEIILK
- the rlmN gene encoding 23S rRNA (adenine(2503)-C(2))-methyltransferase RlmN, translated to MNTPTIKVSLQEIENKKPDIRKLTLAEISEELQKLGEPKFRAKQVWQWLWEKSATSFEEMTNLSQKLREILQENFAINLLTIAEEQKSDDGTVKSSFRLYDGKIVEGVLIPVKDRMTACISSQVGCSLSCKFCATGYMGKKRNIEAAEIYDQVVAIARQAEENFNQPLTNIVYMGMGEPLMNYKNVLQSIDRLTSPDGLNMSPKRITVSTAGIAKFIKMLADDNVKFNLALSLHAAHDEKRNEIMDINESNSLDVLAEALKYFYEKTENRITFEYILFDNFNDSLKDADELYQFTKHVPCRVNILEYNPIEEAEYKKPTAERMDKFANYLIRRGVRTTVRRSRGKDIDAACGQLANKKG
- a CDS encoding YceI family protein, giving the protein MKNNLLFLPLLLVFIFGFTFSNSVFKETTSVSNKANQTIVSSVTFKIKNAGIGIDGSFKGFQGTVNFNPDNLSTSKFDVSIDAKTIDTDNETRDNHLRKDEYFDVEKHPKISMKSSKIEKISDGKYKATFNLTLKGKTKAVSFPFSYTKTTAGYKLKGFFEIDRRDFEVGGSSWILSDDVKVYIDLEVKN
- a CDS encoding DinB family protein — protein: MNHSNIAVLKQLNDLLNQLSDTEYAAPLSLISQNTIGKHVRHILEFYTCLLTGIENKSVDYDARKRNLDLENYTQKALETSNIIAQELLTLNKEIELELLATLPHARTKLSSTAERELLYVLEHTIHHFAIIKIAVKNEFPHIRMTDGFGVAYATLQHQEEIIKNC
- a CDS encoding Tubulin-tyrosine ligase family — encoded protein: MKKPLWWIKMTNFEYWSFWFFYLPTVPYGLYLALRSGSLAYFTSVNPAVPLSGLQGQPKQDILKLLDEKYLPKSLYFKHNSDFEFVKFQIEKKQIKFPFIIKPEVGERGKGVEKMDSFKELQDYLNEYTKENKSDFIIQEFLKEPIELGVLYYRLPNNLKSKVSGEEEKIRLKKFRNSAITSIVQKEFLTVIGDGKKTLSELIGDSDRARFQKKRLQKEFAQEWNVTIPINKKIILEHIGNHCRGTKFVDANYLVTEKNIAAFDEIMKSLENYYYGRFDIKVSSMEDFKEGKGIKIMEVNGVASEPAHIYDPKTPILKAYRDILWHMKIIQVISFQNKKDGTAFASFSQIWKIVSDEFKKTFF
- a CDS encoding Hpt domain-containing protein, translating into MPNKILSKNTSSSSEFNARKLSLVANRIQIFYLDIEGFIIETCEGIWKINKEINFFNLFEAFKIHKEAIDFLFKQTGKEEKSLAIYNLKIFFEEEFFYINALFTIKKSSDKSTDFFLECLIEDKTEHYQSLKDLEEKHKLQEIEFLNEKWQLNKDTELLEVNHQTQLATLDEQLRINWTNLLAENLKKIATQNFIQSSFESNSEIYSNNNFENLIALSNSFEKISGICLFPSKMDIFLSQKNTVTYLGKNNIHQKLIQNLVELAGGNFIEKNLNNDTKQRFKFDFSEIDFIFIEQEFITEEIINTDKFCFLVEPTFLEQKQNLINNKTKLLIYPLYPFQVWQQLLSFTNTTIMSYHEHIDLSQIYEIVDNEPMLVQSMLQILDKNLREYPAQLQQEFNDGELDTLRQTVHKFKSCTAYTGLTEFNDTLSEIEASQENGWTIAQIKDKLEFVLQAIPIIKVQVEEKLKELEEEIS
- the fahA gene encoding fumarylacetoacetase, which translates into the protein MSVHTFKANNPALKSFVEVSKDSDFPIQNLPFGIFSTDNAQDARVGIRIGDFVLDMSQLSELNFLGDLNFDHSVFYENILNPFIELGQTNWRATREKVSELLQVGSDLEQQKDSVLFPVANVTMHLPVKVGDYTDFYSSIEHATNLGKLFRPNAEALMPNWKHIPVGYHGRASSIVISGTEIHRPKGQIKPNPDEAPIFSPCKTLDFELEMAFIVGKATKLGDSVTVDTAEDHIFGMTVFNDWSARDIQKWEYVPLGPFLGKSFASSMSPWVVTLDALEPFRVASPKQDSEVLDYLKYTKKHNFNISLEVDFIPENGEATTISHSSFKYLYWNMAQQLTHHTVNGCNINVGDVCASGTISGKDENSYGSLIELTQGGKKMIPLKNGVERKFIQDNDTIVMRGFCQNDSVRIGFGEVSGKILPAK